In one window of Cololabis saira isolate AMF1-May2022 chromosome 23, fColSai1.1, whole genome shotgun sequence DNA:
- the LOC133424419 gene encoding tetraspanin-7-like gives MSSALPYDPLSARPSPSRRALDWEQEHLTVRRLSSPRRVNLLTPPPLPRRPSAIPGYLLSPYRDHEEQLHQQHQRLSLSVCSEASLAPPAPPPVGAVPPCCRPVGVMHLLRFGLLAFSCLFWAAGLAIFTLGVWAQISLADYMTLSANRYPNAPLILLATGAAVTAWGFLGCLGVAANLPCVLRAYGFFQLAALVAGLAAGLSGLFYREDIAGGFRSGLQRAVAGYTEDEGRADALDSLQRALECCGAEGWRDWLTSDWAIQHMTFLPMDNGTSVSLPDSCCVRRKGCRNRPLLSDDIDGVVAAGIHPHGCFRKVFSLVNDNVFHIAATVLGLAFTQIGGIALACLLANKLAPRQHGRVVAH, from the coding sequence ATGAGCTCCGCACTGCCTTACGACCCGCTCTCGGCACGTCCAAGTCCCAGCAGACGAGCTCTGGACTGGGAGCAGGAGCATCTGACCGTGCGACGCCTGTCCTCTCCGCGGCGCGTCAACCTGctcactcctcctcctcttcctcggcgACCCTCTGCCATCCCCGGCTACCTGCTGTCGCCCTACCGGGACCACGAAgagcagctccaccagcagcaccagcgtcTGTCCCTGTCCGTCTGCTCCGAGGCCTCCCTGGCGCCCCCTGCCCCCCCACCTGTGGGTGCCGTCCCACCCTGCTGTCGCCCGGTGGGAGTCATGCACCTACTACGGTTCGGCCTCCTCGCCTTCAGCTGCCTCTTCTGGGCAGCGGGCTTGGCCATCTTCACCCTGGGCGTCTGGGCTCAGATCTCCCTGGCGGACTACATGACCCTGTCGGCCAACCGCTACCCCAACGCTCCGCTCATCCTCCTGGCCACGGGCGCCGCCGTCACCGCATGGGGGTTTCTGGGATGTCTCGGGGTGGCCGCCAACCTGCCCTGCGTCCTGAGGGCGTACGGGTTCTTTCAGCTCGCCGCCCTGGTGGCCGGCTTGGCGGCCGGACTCTCGGGCCTCTTCTACCGCGAAGACATTGCGGGAGGATTTCGCAGCGGCCTGCAGCGGGCGGTGGCAGGCTACACGGAGGACGAGGGCCGTGCCGACGCTCTAGACAGCCTGCAGAGGGCCTTGGAGTGTTGCGGGGCGGAGGGTTGGCGCGACTGGCTCACTTCGGACTGGGCCATCCAGCACATGACCTTCCTCCCCATGGACAACGGCACCTCGGTGTCCCTGCCGGACAGCTGCTGCGTGAGGCGGAAGGGCTGCAGGAACCGGCCGCTCCTGTCGGACGACATCGACGGAGTGGTGGCGGCGGGGATCCATCCACACGGCTGCTTCCGCAAAGTCTTCAGCTTGGTCAACGACAACGTGTTTCACATTGCCGCCACCGTGCTGGGGTTGGCCTTCACGCAGATCGGAGGCATCGCCCTCGCGTGTCTACTGGCCAACAAGCTGGCACCCAGGCAGCATGGACGTGTAGTGGCACATTAG
- the LOC133424051 gene encoding gastrula zinc finger protein XlCGF26.1-like, whose product MAIKGSDKGDSDEMTSIIFTCSQCPFHDSDENSPPHFHMQCVHTDVYRSLSEAKATPSPSGTDEIFTSIKLFPKGTAEPSREDPPGDCRQGDASQPPGKQKALTCETCGKTFTRASDVKRHQLTHTGERPFHCSQCDRTFQHSWDLAKHESKHHGVAVSFSCQLCGSSFANLRALTVHHKKSHSQESQLPQICSICSRSFPTAAELLEHRKAHVTTKRYVCQKCGEGFDTLLARSQHRQLHQVKLQFKCPHCEKMYTRRSDVKRHLSTHTGERPYKCSQCSKKFSLRFMLMKHLRVHTGERPFQCSHCPKRFTLVSVLARHERMHTGEKPFLCSQCGKGFLSQGELSKHHRSHVDDRPYSCPQCDKRFKSKKTQQEHIVSHTGARPYPCTYCGKGFSKPYALTRHNLIHTGERPFPCGHCEKSFLTLSEAQLHRRIHTGERPYSCSVCQLKFKSSSELARHKRSHSGLKREKPLCERCMKTFTSKTKLKKHLETHGDDAQAAQDSREPAS is encoded by the exons ATGGCCATTAAAGGCTCAGACAAAG GCGATTCAGATGAGATGACTTCTATCATCTTCACCTGCTCTCAGTGTCCTTTCCATGACTCGGATGAAAACAGCCCCCCTCACTTCCACATGCAGTGTGTCCACACAGACGTGTACAGGAGTCTCTCAGAGGCCAAAGCGACGCCGTCTCCCTCCGGCACCGATGAAATATTCACATCCATCAAACTTTTCCCCAAAGGAACCGCAGAGCCGAGTCGAGAAGATCCGCCCGGTGACTGCCGTCAAGGTGACGCTTCTCAGCCTCCAGGTAAACAGAAGGCTCTGACCTGCGAAACGTGCGGTAAGACATTCACCCGGGCTTCAGACGTCAAAAGACACCAGCTCACCCACACCGGGGAAAGACCGTTTCACTGCTCGCAGTGTGACCGAACCTTCCAGCACTCGTGGGATCTGGCGAAGCACGAGAGTAAGCATCACGGCGTGGCCGTTTCCTTCTCTTGCCAGCTCTGTGGGAGTTCCTTCGCTAACCTGCGGGCGCTGACGGTCCATCATAAGAAATCCCACTCGCAGGAGAGTCAGCTTCCTCAGATCTGCTCCATCTGCAGCCGGAGTTTCCCCACCGCCGCTGAGCTGCTGGAGCACCGGAAGGCCCACGTCACCACCAAACGCTACGTCTGCCAGAAGTGCGGCGAGGGTTTCGACACCCTGCTGGCGCGCTCGCAGCACCGGCAGCTGCACCAAGTTAAGCTTCAGTTCAAGTGCCCGCATTGTGAGAAGATGTACACTCGCAGGTCGGATGTGAAGAGGCACCTGTCCACTCACACGGGCGAGCGGCCGTACAAGTGCAGCCAGTGCAGCAAGAAGTTCTCCCTCCGCTTCATGCTCATGAAACACCTCCGCGTTCACACGGGAGAGCGGCCTTTCCAGTGCTCCCACTGCCCCAAGag GTTCACGCTGGTGTCCGTGCTGGCCAGACATGAGAGGATGCACACGGGAGAGAAACCCTTCCTCTGTTCCCAGTGTGGGAAGGGCTTCCTGTCCCAGGGAGAGCTGTCCAAGCATCACCGGTCCCACGTGGACGACAGGCCCTACTCCTGCCCCCAGTGCGACAAGCGCTTCAAGAGTAAGAAAACCCAGCAGGAACACATCGTGTCTCACACGGGGGCCCGGCCGTACCCCTGCACCTACTGCGGGAAGGGCTTCAGCAAGCCGTACGCGCTGACCAGGCACAACCTCATCCACACGGGGGAGCGGCCCTTCCCCTGCGGCCACTGCGAGAAGTCCTTCCTCACCCTGAGCGAGGCTCAGCTGCACCGCAGGATTCACACGGGGGAGAGACCGTACTCCTGCAGCGTCTGCCAGCTCAAGTTCAAGAGCTCGTCGGAGCTGGCGCGACACAAGCGCAGCCACTCCGGCTTGAAGAGGGAGAAGCCGCTCTGCGAGCGCTGCATGAAAACATTCACGTCAAAGACCAAGCTGAAGAAACACTTGGAGACACACGGGGACGATGCGCAGGCTGCACAGGACTCCAGGGAACCGGCCAGTTAA
- the LOC133424243 gene encoding uncharacterized protein LOC133424243: MEVFGTTKKRSDPSLPLSSLRLLVPPLQLLSAAMWQLAKQKDVMNYEKLQEFVTLVTEAVPGLINHRQRAQLVLGLRARLILELCKGSPRGDVDSQMIQSYLERLPVTIANTDCMDAEVKTTETTFIALVRSLLKDPVERAYFFQEVFPVEYGPQYDTALHVLMWELLTKLEKLLPVPDLKQTAAWITSAASAFDERVQLSPEELSLIFKHYKSSGLLKTTYGPSSTIGSCIMSALSVPPSQKTSIQMGLESIHNYANTPNPVTLSGTDQYSVVAIYTEVEVRAAEVGEDTREPAEVQLQTGFYEEEIVTGSAENTGSEECTALRTEETGEHVGVAKALETLTKTFALKKDSRGQDEITANCNDPPPCGEFGSGNGPDEGQTSETSDQSEGKREGVVQDSPPETTETTDSSAEAEDNCESISVKEITNVSSEAGTEQSDSSANVRRSSRNQTKTSVGQEICQVKETARETSKETQMYKKHLECSFLKSF, encoded by the exons ATGGAGGTTTTTGGGACAACAAAGAAAAGAAGTG ACCCCAGCTTGCCTCTGTCCTCCCTGCGCCTGCTGGTGCCTCCTCTGCAGCTCCTGTCTGCTGCCATGTGGCAGCTGGCCAAGCAGAAAGACGTGATGAACTATGAGAAGCTGCAGGAGTTTGTGACCCTGGTGACGGAGGCAGTTCCCGGTCTGATCAACCACCGGCAGAGAGCCCAGCTCGTGCTCGGTCTCAGAGCCCGG CTGATTTTGGAGCTATGTAAAGGCTCTCCTCGGGGAGACGTTGATTCTCAAATGATCCAGAGTTACTTGGAGAGACTCCCAGTAACCATTGCCAACACAGAT tgcatggaTGCAGAGGTGAAAACAACAGAGACTACTTTCATTGCACTCGTGCGGAGCCTGCTGAAAGATCCAGTTGAGAGGGCTTATTTCTTTCAG GAGGTTTTCCCAGTGGAATATGGTCCACAATATGACACAGCGCTGCACGTGTTAATGTGGGAGCTTCTCACCAAGCTGGAGAAGCTGCTTCCAGTACCAGACCTGAAACAG ACTGCTGCTTGGATCACCTCCGCTGCTTCTGCTTTTGATGAACGCGTTCAGTTGTCACCTGAGGAGCTGAGTTTAATCTTCAAGCACTATAAAAGCTCCGGACTTCTGAAAACGACAT ATGGGCCCTCTTCCACCATTGGTAGCTGCATCATGTCTGCTTTGTCAGTTCCTCCCTCACAAAAGACAAGTATACAAATGGGACTGGAATCTATCCATAACTACGCCAACACGCCGAACCCAGTCACTCTTTCTGGGACGGACCAGTACAGCGTTGTGGCCATCTACACCGAAGTGGAGGTCAGAGCGGCTGAGGTGGGCGAGGACACGAGGGAGCCGGCTGAGGTTCAGCTTCAGACAGGTTTCTATGAAGAAGAGATCGTGACTGGGAGTGCAGAAAACACCGGGAGTGAAGAGTGTACCGCTTTGAGGACCGAGGAAACGGGGGAACACGTGGGCGTTGCCAAAGCTTTGGAGACTCTGACCAAAACATTTGCTTTAAAGAAAGACAGCCGGGGTCAAGATGAAATAACGGCAAACTGTAACGACCCACCCCCCTGTGGTGAGTTCGGGTCAGGAAACGGACCAGATGAAGGACAGACCAGTGAAACCAGTGACCAAAGTGAAGGAAAACGAGAAGGAGTTGTGCAAGACTCCCCGCCTGAAACCACAGAAACTACAGACTCTTCTGCAGAAGCGGAAGATAACTGTGAATCGATTTCTGTCAAAGAAATTACAAATGTTTCCAGTGAAGCTGGAACGGAGCAGTCGGACTCCTCAGCGAACGTGCGCAGATCCTCACGTAACCAGACGAAGACTTCAGTGGGTCAGGAGATCTGCCAGGTCAAGGAGACGGCAAGAGAAACCAGCAAAGAgacacaaatgtacaaaaaacatCTTGAATGTTCTTTTctgaaatcattttaa